TAATGAATCCTTAAAGTTTACCTGCGTGGTAATGCTGTCTTCTTTATTTAATTTCTCCAGTTGCTGTAATAAAAGCGTACTTGCTTTCCAGTTATAGCTGGCCGGAAGATAATAATCTCTTTTCTTTGCTGGCAGGCTGTCTTCGGGTATCCTGAGAATGATGTAGTGCAGTGGTGTTAATACTTTAACAACATGTAATTGCTGCAATGTCTTTTCACCTGGTGTTTGTTTAAATTTGATCAGGTAATAGGGGGGGAGATTAAGGCGACTGCTTAACATGTCGTATTTGAATCCGTATCTTAAATAAATACTATCGGGAAAGGAGGTGCCTTGCTGAGCAGCAGCATATTTGCAGCAGCATAACAGCAAAAGCAGCAGGGTAAAGGATATAAAATAATGCTTGTTCATGCGGGCAACGACGTAATTAACGTTAGATTCTGGCGGAAATTGTAAACTAAATCTACAGTATTATAATTTTTATCCCAATTTTTTTTACAGGAAGAGATAAAATGTTTTTTTTAAATTCAATGAAAGTTGTAATATTGGTTACACAAGTTGTAAATGAAAAACGTCAACAAAATCTGTGCATCATCGCAACTGAAATATGTTAGTTAATCTATAGAGCAAATCTGAAGGCCGGAAAGCCCGGTATTATTGAATCATCACCAATCATTAAGAAAACTGCCTTTGTGGGAAACCCACATAGCTGTAGTATGCTTTTGAGAAAACAGAGAGCCGCTATTTACCAGTTACCTGAATAAATATGCATTGTTGAAAAGCTATAGCCCGCAGTATACACACTACTATTAGCGTGGTGTATCGTTTTGCGTATTAGTTATTACTATCTGTTTGCGTACAGATGGTCAGGATATTTTTTATTCTAAAAACCCAAAATCTGAGTCTATGAAAAAACAAACACTTGGTGTTCTTTTCTGTCTCCTGGCTGTATTTGCCATGGTATCCTGTCAAAAAAACGTAAAAAGCACTGACGCTACTCCACAAGCAGTTAGCGAAGACGTGTTAGCCTCCATCAAAGCCTATGGCTTCTCTACAAGTGATGTGCACGCAGTAAACGGTGGTTACATCGTTGAAGGTGACATCTTCCTGACCAAAGAACAACTGTCACAAAAAGTTAGTGGTCCTACCTTACAGGTGGCCAAAACTGAACAGTACAGAACTACCAACCTGGTTACCGGTCTGCCTCGCGTAATCAAAGTGTATGTTACCGGCCTCGGTTCTGCTTTCATCGCAGGTACTGATACCGCCATCGCACGTTACAATGCACTGGGTCTGCGTATTACCTTCCAGCGTATTACCAGCGGTACCGCTGATATCACTATCCAGGGCTTCAACCAGGGCCCAAGCGGTGGTTATATCACCCTCGGTTCTTCCGGATTCCCTACCAGCGGTGGTGCACCTTACAACCTGATTCAGATGAATACCAACAGCCAGGCTTACGGTTCTAACCCTAACGTACTGTATGTAGGTTCTGTTATCCAACACGAAATCGGTCACTGTATCGGTATGCGTCATACCGACTATATGAACCGTGCCTACAGCTGCGGCGGTACCGCTACCAACGAAGGCACTGCAGGCGTTGGCGCTATCCAGATCCCTGGTACACCTAGCACCGCAGATCCTAACTCATGGATGCTCGCCTGCTCCAACGGCGGCAACCGCACCTTCAATGCCAATGATATCATTGGACTGAACTATCTTTATAAATAAAAGTTAAAATGACATTTAATCCTGGTAGACAGAACAGGATTGAATTGTTCATAAACTTTTGGGAGGTGCAGCCGGAATTTGTTCCCGGATTTTGGGAGCAAGTCTGTTGAGCGCACTATGCTGCATCTCCCTATTTCTTCATTATATATTTCTGACGGACTCCCGGCTGGTTTATCTATAATATTTCTTTTTCTTCCCGGATAAAATATCAAGACCGCCGCCATTGCCATAGTTATTGAAGCCTGAAAAACACGCCCTTCAGTGCTTTTACCTGAAGCGAATAAATAGTGATTATTACTGCAGCAGCAACGGATACGTTATCCCAATTTTTTCTGGTAGAAAAGAAAATGATTTTTTAAAGTCCAACGAAAGTTGTAACTTAATATCACGAGTTGTACTGGAATATATCAATGGCATCAATGCCTGATCATCGCAACTAAAATGTAGTTAATCTCAATAGCAAGTCTGAAGGCCGGAAAGCCCAATATTATCGAACTATCTCCATCTTTTAAGAACCCGCATTTTGGAAACTGAATAGCATATACATGCTTTTGAGAAAATGAAACGCCTCCATTTATCAGTTGCCTACGTAATTATGGATTGTTGAAAAATGCTAATAAGCTGTCTGCACGCTGCCTTTCGGGTAGTGCATGATTGTATTGGCGTATTTCTAACTCCTATCTCAGACAAGTAGCAAATATATTTTTTCTATAAAACCCAAAATCTACATGTATGAAAAAGCAAACGCTTAATATTCTTTACTGTCTCCTGGCTGCATTTATTATGGTATCCTGCCAGAAAAACGTTAAAAGCACTGATGCAGTTCCGCAAGCAGTCAGCGACGATGTTTTAGCCTCTATTAAAGCTTATGGCTTCTCTACCAGCGATGTTCATCCCACAGACGGAGGATATATCGTAGAAGGTGATATCTTCCTGTCTAATGATGATCTTGCACTGAAAGTGAGTGGCCCTACATTGCAGGTGGCCAAAACAGAACAATACAGAACCACCAACCTGGTGACCGGTTTGCCACGTATTATTAAAATTAAAGTGAGTAACCTGGGTGCCGCTTTTATATCTGGCACTGATACTGCCATTGCCAGATATAACAGACTCGGACTGCGTATCACTTTTCAGCGTATTACCAGTGGCACTGCTGATATTACCATTCAGGGCTTCAACCAGGGCCCAAGCGGTGGATATATTACCCTCGGCTCTTCCGGATTCCCCACCAGTGCCGGTAAGCCTTATAACCTGATTCAAATGAATACCAACGCACAGGCTTATGGTGCCAACCCCAACGTACTGTACGTAGGATCTGTTATCCAACATGAAATTGGTCACTGCATCGGTATGCGTCATACGGATTATATGAACCGTGCCTACAGCTGCGGCGGTACCGCTACCAATGAAGGAACTGCAGGCGTTGGCGCCATCCAGATCCCAGGTACCCCAAGCACCGCCGATCCTAACTCCTGGATGCTGGCCTGCTCCAACGGCGGAAACCGCACCTTCAATGCCAATGATATCATCGCATTGAAATATCTGTATAAATAAAAGATAAAATGACATTTAATCCTGGTGGAACAGGATAGATGCATGCATCATCTTTGGGGAGATGCTGTCGGAATTTGTTCCCGGATCTGTGAAGCAGGTTTGTTGAACACACTTTGCCGCGTCTCCCTATTTCTTTTGCCTATATTTCTGCCGGGACTTCCGGCTGGTTTATCTATAATTTTTCTTTTTCTTCCCGGATTAAAAAATCTTTGATGAAAACGATCTATTATGGAACAATCAAGGAAGAAATTTTTGAAAAACCTGCTCGTCAGCGCAGCCGCCATTCCCGTAGTTATTGAAGCCTGCAAAAAGAGCAACGACACCACCACCGACACAACGGATACCACCAGCAACAGCAACAACGGTAGCTGTACCAAAGCACCTGAAGAAACAGACGGACCATACCCGCTCTATGCCTCCCGTACAGAAGCAATCGACCATGTAGACATCACCGAAGGAAAAACAGGAATTCCCCTGAATGTAACCATCAATATCCTCAACGTCAACAACAGCTGTCAGCCACTCGCCAACGCCCGCGTAGATATCTGGCATTGTGATAAGGATGGCTACTATTCCGGTTATACCAATAATGGCTATCTCGGCACGCAAAATAATGAGAAAGCAACCTTCTGCAGGGGAATACAACATACCGATGCCAATGGCCAGGTGAAATTCGCTACCATCTACCCAGGCTGGTATACCGGCCGCATCACTCATATTCACGCACAGATATACGTGAACGATGTACTGAAAACAACGACACAGATCGCGTTCCCGGATGATCTCAATACCATCATTTATAAAACGGCTTTATATGCGGCACACGGACAAAATAATTCTGTGGCCAGAAACAGTGCGGATTCTGTCTTTGCAGACTCATTATATGCCGAACTGGCAAGCGTTACGGCTAATACTAGTGGGGGATACGATATGGTTCATACAATCCGTATCAGTGGTTAGGAAACAACCTCAGGGTTGTTTCCATTCTTTTAAAAACTGACTGTAACTATCGCCAACAGGCAATTGCATGCCACAGTTCATCCTCACCAGCCGGTTACTTACCGAGCGGATTTCATGTACTGCTACGATATAACTACGGTGTATCCTGCTGAATTTGCCAGCAGGTAACTGCTCCAACATTTTTTTCATGGTCATCAACGTCAGTACCGGAGCTGCATCTGTCAGATGTATACGTACATAATCTTTTAAACTCTCTATATACCTTATCCTGCGGGTATCTATCCGCATTACCTGGTAGGAAGAATGTATCACCAGGAAGTCTTTTTCTGATTGCTCCTGCTGTTTGCCACATTGGGACAATACCTTATCAATAGACTTTTCGAAGCGCTCAAAACTGATAGGTTTCAGCAGGTAGTCTACGGCATTGAGTTCAAAACCATCGAAGGCATATTGCTTATAAGCTGTTGTGAAAATGATCATTGGCGCATCATGCAGCGAACGCGCCAGTTCTACGCCACTAATATCCGGCATCTGAATATCCATGAAGATAAGGTCCACTTTCGCATGACGCAGCCAGGCCGCTGCGGCAATAGCATCATCGAAGGTTTGTACCAGCTTCAGTGCCTTGAACTGACGGGCATGAGTGGTGATTACATCCAATGCCGGCGGCTCATTATCGATCGCTATGAATTTTATCTCCATACAGTCCCTGCAATATTAATGTTACTTGAAATTGACCAGCTACCTCCTCTGTTGTTAAGGTATAACGGTCCGGATAAAGATGCTCCAGTCGCTGAACGGTATTGGAAATGCCAATTCCTGTACGGTTTTCCTGCTGATGTTTCTTGAATATCTTATTACTGCAAAAGAAGCGGATACTATCTTCCTCAATATTCAATGTTATTATAATTCTGGACTCTTCATGGTTACTCAGGCCATATTTGAATGCATTCTCCAGGAAAGGCAGCAGCACCAGTGGCGCTATACATTTCACACCAGGATCCCCGGTGATGGTCACCTCCACCTTGGTTTGCTTGCTGAGTCTGAGTCGTTGCAGGTCTATATAATCATTCAGACAAGCTATTTCTCCCTGTAATAACACATAATTCCTGTTCTCCTCTGTTACGTAACGCAGCATGTTAGACAACTTCATGATGCTTGGCGCCGCATATTCATTACGGGTGATGGCCAGCGAGTAGATATTGTTGAGCGTATTAAAAAGAAAATGGGGGTTGATCTGTGCTTTAAGAAAAGATAACTCCGCCTGTGTTTTGCGGGTTTCTGCATATAATGCGCGTTTCTCTGTCTGCCGCCAGCGGTGTGTGGTTTCTATGGCCACACTCAGCGCTATGGTGAGCATACAGAGAAATAAACTGATGAAATCCATATGGAACCGCATACGCCCCGGTCCTGGTGGTTGTGCCGGCATAGCAGGCATCATGCCATCAGGGGGCGGCCCGTGGTGCATCATCGGTGGGCCCATATGATGGGGGAAACGCATAAAGAGATGATCAAACGGTTGCATCAGGTTGATCATCAGCAATAATATTACTATCGAGAAGAAATACAGTAAGTAGTGCTTCCGGAAGAAAAGTTGAGGGAAAAGAAAATTAGTATGAAAATAGAACAGTGCCGAATAAGTCAGGATGAATACCAGAAATTCCGGCGAGAATAAGATAGCCAGGGCACGGCTGTCACCCGTCTGCCCGCTGATAAACAGTAAAGGCAAACTAATAAGAATAAGCCAACCAGTAAGATGGGCTATGATGACAGATGATTTTAACCGGACCATGCACGACAGAATTTATTACACTAATGAAATTTGGTGCAATCTGCCCATATAATTATCCTTAACTCTGTCAACAGCGTTATTGTGTCGATGAATGATAGGAATACATTGCTAATCCTTTCCAGCCTCCCGGAATTGTACTAAATTGCCTGTTTTATTAAAAGAATCAAAAATATGTTGCAAAATTCAGTGAAGAAATGGCTGCTGCTGGCACTACTGGTGCTCTCTCAGCATGTTTATGCTACTGAGGGGATGTGGTTGCCGCAGCTGCTCTCTAATCTCAATGAAAAAGAGATGAAGGGTATGGGTATGAAAATCAATGCCTCAGATATTTATAACATTAATAAAGGAAGTCTGAAAGATGCGATTGTCAGCTTCGGTGGTTTCTGTACGGCAGAAGTGATCTCCTCCCAGGGATTATTACTGACTAACCACCACTGTGGTTACGATGCTATCCAGAAACATTCTTCACTGGAGCATAACTATCTGGAAAATGGCTTCTGGGCACGTACTGCTGCTGAAGAACTGCCAAACCCGGGCCTGACGGCTACCTTCATCGTTCGCATCGATGATGTTACCAAAGCTGCCGTTGCAGATGTGAAACCTGGTATGACGGAGAAAGAAAGACAATCCGCTATTGATAAACGCCTGGAAATCATTAAACAACAGGTGAAAAAGGAATCATGGCAGGACGCTATGATCAAACCTTTTTTTGAAGGAAATAAATACTATCTCTTCGTAACCGAAACCTATAAGGATGTTCGCCTGGTAGGTACACCACCTTCTTCTATCGGTAAGTTCGGATCAGATACGGATAACTGGGTATGGCCCCGTCATACAGGCGATTTCAGCATGTTTCGTATCTACGCCGGTAAGGATGGCAAGCCAGCTCCGTATTCGGCGGATAATGTGCCTTTAAAGCCAAAATATTTTCTGCCAATCTCCATGAAAGGCGTTAAAAAGGACGACTTCACCATGGTAATGGGATTCCCTGGCCGTACCACCGAATACCTGCCTTCCGAAGCAGTGAAACAAACAGTGGAAGTACTCGACTTTGCCAAAGTGGAAATGCGCGATGCCGCCCTGAAAATCTGGGATGGCTACATGCGTAAAAATGAGCAGATCAAAATCCAATACGCCGCTAAGTTTGCCAGCACCGCTAACTACTGGAAAAAATGGCAGGGCGAAATGCTGGGCATCAAAAAAACAGATGGTATCGCTAAAAAACAACGCTACGAAGCGGAATACAATAAACTCCTGAACGCCAACCCTGCACTGAAACAGCAGTACGGCGGCGTGCTCGATACCCTGAATGCCCTCTACGTTAAAATCAATCCCTACGCACAGAACCGCGATTACTATTCCGAGCTGACCAAAAACGTAGAACTGCTGTCCGCAGCAGATAAACTGTTCGACTACCTCGACAAAATGAACGCTAACGGTTCTTCCGACGATAGCCGCAATAAGTTCGCCGGTACCATGCAGGACTTCTATAAAAATTATAATCCGGGTGTAGACAAAGACGTATTTGTTAGCCTGGTGGATATCTACACGAAACGGGTGCCTGAAAATCTTCGTGGCAGCCTGTTTAATAATATCTGGAGCGCCAGTGGTAATAGCAGCAAGACTTTAGCTGATAATGTGTATGCTACCTCCGCACTCACAGCACATGCTAAAGTAATGAAACTGGTACAACTGCCACAGGAAGAAATGATCGCGGCACTTCGCAAAGACCTGGGTGTCCAGCTGGCCATTGCTTTACATGAAGGTTTTAAAGAAAATGTTGCACCACAGCTATCAGCACTGCAACTGCAGATCAACGACCGTCAACGCACCTATATGCAGGCACAGATGGATGTTTTGGCCGGTAAGAAGAATTTCTATCCGGATGCCAACAGTACCCTGCGTGTTACCTATGGTAAGGTAGATGGCTACAGCCCTAAAGATGGCGTAGATTATGACTACTATACCTGGCTGGATGGTGTGATGGAAAAATATATTCCTGGCGACTATGAGTTCGATGTACCTGCAAAACTGATTGAACTCTACAAGAAAAAAGACTACGGCAGATATGGCGTTAACGGTAAAATGCCGGTATGCTTCATCGCGAGCAACCATACTACCGGTGGTAACTCCGGAAGTCCGGCGCTGAATGCCTACGGACAGCTGATCGGTCTTAACTTCGACCGCACCTGGGAAGGTACCATGAGCGATATTAACTATGATCCTTCTATCTGTAGAAATATCATGGTAGATATCCGCTATGTGTTGTTTATCGTAGATAAATTTGCCGGCTGTACAAGGCTGGTGGATGAAATGAAACTGGTGAACTAATCTGGTTTAAGATAAAAAGAGAAGGGCGGAACATTTGTTCCGCCCTTTGCTTTTTATGAAGATATTTTACATTCATAGACAATAGAACTGCAACGGTCCACCTCTTTAAGGCCTCTGCGATAGGAGCGTAGTCCATGCCAGAAACCTTGCAGCAGCCTGCTTTTCCCGGTTTTATATTTTTCGCTGAGCAAGCTAACATAAAAGCCATCGAATACCATTGGATGTTTCTTTACTACCGTGATACCATGCTGTGCCAGCAGCGACTCCATCGCGGCTGGAGAGAAGTGGTACAGGTGGCGCGGAACATCATAGGCAGCCCAGAACCCTTTGTAGTAGCTGGCATCCAGGGAAGTGTAATTTGGAACGGCAATAATGATGGCGCCTTCCGGTTTGACGAGCTTACGCATTTGTTCCAGGTAACGGTGCAGCTCATGAACATGCTCGAGTACATGCCACATGGTAATGGCGTCGAACTGTTGCTGCTGCAGCGTAAACAGCTGATCTACCGGCAACGCCTCGATCTGGTACAGCTGTTTGGCATTGTGACGCGCCGTATCATCCGGTTCCAGGCCAGTCACATTCCAGCCTCCGGTTTTCATATAATGCAGAAATGCACCGGTGCCACTGCCGATATCAAGCAGGGTTCCCTGTTTCAGGCCACTTGCCGACCTAACCCAGTTTTGTTTGCTGCGAAGGGTAATTTTTCTTACGCTGTGATAGAGGCGGTTAATCAAACCCTCTTTTGTTTCTGTATGGGAGATGTATTCCTGCGACTGGTAATATTTGCCGATATGCGCACCATCAGGTACATTCTGTGTGAAACGACCAGTACAGGTACCGCAATGCCAGATACCAAAGGTTTCTTTAGATACAGTGTAGTCTTTAGCTGTTAGCGCTTCATGTATTTGAGAGGATCCACAAAGCGGACAGGTATTTCGATAAATCAAAGTTATGCAGTTATTTTTTTGCCAAATTAATATTAAAATTTTTTATCCTCAATGATATTCTGCCATTCAACACATAAAATATCCGCGATCGTTTTGCTGATGCTGCATAAAAAAGTCTGCACCCTGCCAGCCAAAATGCCATCATATGCTTCGATTCGCCTGGTATCCACCCGAACAATCCTGTTGAGTGGTTGTTGTGCTGTAATATCTTTCGGAGCATACCATTTATTGTACGAGGCTGTCATTGCAATGTTACATAATTATTATGGTACTTCGCTGTGGAGAAAAATATTGATATTTTAGGAAAAAGTTACTGCGTTTTATGATTATATATGCCTTATTAGGTATGACCCTGCTGTTGGCGTTTTTGAGTCTGCGGTTTGTTTGGTTGGCAGGGAAACGGCCACCAGGCGTATCCTTCAGTTATCTTTTTCTGGGAATAGGCTTAGGCACTTTCGTGTATTTGTTTGGCACCTGGGTTTATCTGAGCATATATGCCGGTTATTTATTCGGCGTACTTTTTTTGCTGGATCTGCTGGCTGTTTTTATCCGTAAGAAGTCGCCCCATACACCGCCGGCCCGGTGGAAAGTAAGGGCTAACCTCGGTCTGGCAGTACTGCTGCTGACACTTAACCTGCTTTATTTTACCGGAACGACCGGCAAACCAGCGGTAATAGAGCTATCATTTCCATTCAGGGGAAACAGGTATTATGTTTTGCAGGGAGGTAAGGGCCTGCCTACAAATGTTTTTCATTTCAGCCTGCGCGGGGCGATTTATGCGATGGATATTGTTAAACTGAACAGGTTTGGAGGCAGGGCAGATAAGGTTTTTTCAAGAAATCTACCCGATTATGAAATCTTCGGCGATACGTTATATGCTCCCTGCAACGGCCGTGTAGTACGGGCTTACAGTAATAATCCGGATAATATTCCTCCCAATATGAAGCGGGGGCCGAAAAATACCAATCAGGTGTTGCTGGAAACAGACAGCTGCTATATCTTCATGGGTCACCTCCGGATGAACAGTGTGCTGGTGCATGACGGTGATGAAGTAGTAACAGGGCAGCCACTGGCTTGTATTGGTAATTCCGGCTTCAGTACGGAACCGCACCTGCATATACAGGTACATAAAAAACAAGGGGATATTCCCTGGTATCTGGGAACTCCCCTTTATATTCATTTTAATGGAAAAGGCTATCTGCTGAACGATGTGATCCGGAACCCCGGCCACTGACCTATTTCATTATTTTCTTTGCTTCTGAGTTGATGATCTGCGCTACCAGGTCTGCCGGAGAGGCACCTGCTGCCATAAATACTTCCAGTACCTGCTTGTTGAGGTCCATCGCCTGCGCTTCCTGCGGTAAGCTGATAGCCACCTGGTTGATAACGGAGATCGTCTGGTCTTTCAGCGATTTCACCGCTTCCCAGGTTTGTGTAGATACATAAATTTGCTGGGTAACGTTATGCTCGTATTCTGCTTTAATATTTTGTACCAGTACCAGCTGCATGTCGGTAGCAGTCATGCCCTGCTGATATAACCTGCCGATCAGGGATTGCGGGGTGATACGGTCCACATATAACGCCATGCGCTCATAGGCCTGCAGCTGTAATGGCAGGATGGTGGTGGCGCCGCTGGTAGCGAGGGCTGGCTGCCCGTCCGCATCTGCTGCCGGCTTCTTAATTATATC
The Chitinophaga sp. Cy-1792 genome window above contains:
- a CDS encoding M57 family metalloprotease yields the protein MKKQTLGVLFCLLAVFAMVSCQKNVKSTDATPQAVSEDVLASIKAYGFSTSDVHAVNGGYIVEGDIFLTKEQLSQKVSGPTLQVAKTEQYRTTNLVTGLPRVIKVYVTGLGSAFIAGTDTAIARYNALGLRITFQRITSGTADITIQGFNQGPSGGYITLGSSGFPTSGGAPYNLIQMNTNSQAYGSNPNVLYVGSVIQHEIGHCIGMRHTDYMNRAYSCGGTATNEGTAGVGAIQIPGTPSTADPNSWMLACSNGGNRTFNANDIIGLNYLYK
- a CDS encoding bifunctional 2-polyprenyl-6-hydroxyphenol methylase/3-demethylubiquinol 3-O-methyltransferase UbiG, which produces MIYRNTCPLCGSSQIHEALTAKDYTVSKETFGIWHCGTCTGRFTQNVPDGAHIGKYYQSQEYISHTETKEGLINRLYHSVRKITLRSKQNWVRSASGLKQGTLLDIGSGTGAFLHYMKTGGWNVTGLEPDDTARHNAKQLYQIEALPVDQLFTLQQQQFDAITMWHVLEHVHELHRYLEQMRKLVKPEGAIIIAVPNYTSLDASYYKGFWAAYDVPRHLYHFSPAAMESLLAQHGITVVKKHPMVFDGFYVSLLSEKYKTGKSRLLQGFWHGLRSYRRGLKEVDRCSSIVYECKISS
- a CDS encoding sensor histidine kinase, giving the protein MPLLFISGQTGDSRALAILFSPEFLVFILTYSALFYFHTNFLFPQLFFRKHYLLYFFSIVILLLMINLMQPFDHLFMRFPHHMGPPMMHHGPPPDGMMPAMPAQPPGPGRMRFHMDFISLFLCMLTIALSVAIETTHRWRQTEKRALYAETRKTQAELSFLKAQINPHFLFNTLNNIYSLAITRNEYAAPSIMKLSNMLRYVTEENRNYVLLQGEIACLNDYIDLQRLRLSKQTKVEVTITGDPGVKCIAPLVLLPFLENAFKYGLSNHEESRIIITLNIEEDSIRFFCSNKIFKKHQQENRTGIGISNTVQRLEHLYPDRYTLTTEEVAGQFQVTLILQGLYGDKIHSDR
- a CDS encoding LytTR family DNA-binding domain-containing protein — encoded protein: MEIKFIAIDNEPPALDVITTHARQFKALKLVQTFDDAIAAAAWLRHAKVDLIFMDIQMPDISGVELARSLHDAPMIIFTTAYKQYAFDGFELNAVDYLLKPISFERFEKSIDKVLSQCGKQQEQSEKDFLVIHSSYQVMRIDTRRIRYIESLKDYVRIHLTDAAPVLTLMTMKKMLEQLPAGKFSRIHRSYIVAVHEIRSVSNRLVRMNCGMQLPVGDSYSQFLKEWKQP
- a CDS encoding intradiol ring-cleavage dioxygenase, which gives rise to MEQSRKKFLKNLLVSAAAIPVVIEACKKSNDTTTDTTDTTSNSNNGSCTKAPEETDGPYPLYASRTEAIDHVDITEGKTGIPLNVTINILNVNNSCQPLANARVDIWHCDKDGYYSGYTNNGYLGTQNNEKATFCRGIQHTDANGQVKFATIYPGWYTGRITHIHAQIYVNDVLKTTTQIAFPDDLNTIIYKTALYAAHGQNNSVARNSADSVFADSLYAELASVTANTSGGYDMVHTIRISG
- a CDS encoding S46 family peptidase, whose protein sequence is MLQNSVKKWLLLALLVLSQHVYATEGMWLPQLLSNLNEKEMKGMGMKINASDIYNINKGSLKDAIVSFGGFCTAEVISSQGLLLTNHHCGYDAIQKHSSLEHNYLENGFWARTAAEELPNPGLTATFIVRIDDVTKAAVADVKPGMTEKERQSAIDKRLEIIKQQVKKESWQDAMIKPFFEGNKYYLFVTETYKDVRLVGTPPSSIGKFGSDTDNWVWPRHTGDFSMFRIYAGKDGKPAPYSADNVPLKPKYFLPISMKGVKKDDFTMVMGFPGRTTEYLPSEAVKQTVEVLDFAKVEMRDAALKIWDGYMRKNEQIKIQYAAKFASTANYWKKWQGEMLGIKKTDGIAKKQRYEAEYNKLLNANPALKQQYGGVLDTLNALYVKINPYAQNRDYYSELTKNVELLSAADKLFDYLDKMNANGSSDDSRNKFAGTMQDFYKNYNPGVDKDVFVSLVDIYTKRVPENLRGSLFNNIWSASGNSSKTLADNVYATSALTAHAKVMKLVQLPQEEMIAALRKDLGVQLAIALHEGFKENVAPQLSALQLQINDRQRTYMQAQMDVLAGKKNFYPDANSTLRVTYGKVDGYSPKDGVDYDYYTWLDGVMEKYIPGDYEFDVPAKLIELYKKKDYGRYGVNGKMPVCFIASNHTTGGNSGSPALNAYGQLIGLNFDRTWEGTMSDINYDPSICRNIMVDIRYVLFIVDKFAGCTRLVDEMKLVN
- a CDS encoding M57 family metalloprotease codes for the protein MKKQTLNILYCLLAAFIMVSCQKNVKSTDAVPQAVSDDVLASIKAYGFSTSDVHPTDGGYIVEGDIFLSNDDLALKVSGPTLQVAKTEQYRTTNLVTGLPRIIKIKVSNLGAAFISGTDTAIARYNRLGLRITFQRITSGTADITIQGFNQGPSGGYITLGSSGFPTSAGKPYNLIQMNTNAQAYGANPNVLYVGSVIQHEIGHCIGMRHTDYMNRAYSCGGTATNEGTAGVGAIQIPGTPSTADPNSWMLACSNGGNRTFNANDIIALKYLYK
- a CDS encoding M23 family metallopeptidase, with amino-acid sequence MIIYALLGMTLLLAFLSLRFVWLAGKRPPGVSFSYLFLGIGLGTFVYLFGTWVYLSIYAGYLFGVLFLLDLLAVFIRKKSPHTPPARWKVRANLGLAVLLLTLNLLYFTGTTGKPAVIELSFPFRGNRYYVLQGGKGLPTNVFHFSLRGAIYAMDIVKLNRFGGRADKVFSRNLPDYEIFGDTLYAPCNGRVVRAYSNNPDNIPPNMKRGPKNTNQVLLETDSCYIFMGHLRMNSVLVHDGDEVVTGQPLACIGNSGFSTEPHLHIQVHKKQGDIPWYLGTPLYIHFNGKGYLLNDVIRNPGH